The Candidatus Accumulibacter similis genome has a segment encoding these proteins:
- the trpB gene encoding tryptophan synthase subunit beta, whose protein sequence is MAVHDPDLPDAAGHFGPYGGVFVAETLIAALDELREAYAAAQRDPQFLAEFEHDLQHYVGRPSPLYHARRWSERIGGAQIYLKREDLNHTGAHKINNCIGQALLARRMHKPRVIAETGAGQHGVATATVAARFGLECVVYMGAEDIRRQAANVYRMKLLGATVVPVDSGSRTLKDALNEAMRDWVTRVADTFYIIGTVAGPHPYPMMVRDFQSVIGRECIRQMQEQCGRQPDAVIACVGGGSNAMGIFHPYLPVAGVRLIGVEAAGEGITSGRHAASLTAGRPGVLHGNRTYLLQDENGQIMETHSVSAGLDYPGVGPEHAWLKDSGRADYVGVTDAEALQAFHDLCRIEGIMPALESSHALAYASRLAPSLARDAILLVNLSGRGDKDMHTVADKSGIRF, encoded by the coding sequence ATGGCTGTGCATGACCCTGATTTGCCCGACGCCGCAGGCCACTTCGGCCCTTACGGCGGCGTCTTCGTCGCCGAGACGCTGATCGCGGCGCTCGACGAGCTGCGCGAGGCGTACGCTGCCGCGCAGCGCGACCCGCAGTTTCTTGCCGAGTTCGAGCACGACCTGCAGCACTACGTCGGCCGGCCGAGCCCGCTCTACCACGCCAGACGCTGGTCGGAGCGTATTGGTGGGGCGCAGATCTACCTCAAGCGCGAGGACCTCAACCACACCGGCGCGCACAAGATCAACAACTGCATCGGCCAGGCGCTGCTCGCCCGGCGCATGCACAAGCCACGCGTCATTGCCGAAACGGGGGCCGGTCAGCACGGCGTGGCGACGGCCACCGTTGCCGCACGCTTCGGCCTGGAGTGCGTCGTCTACATGGGTGCCGAGGACATCCGGCGGCAGGCGGCGAACGTCTATCGCATGAAGCTCCTCGGAGCGACGGTGGTGCCGGTCGACAGCGGCTCGCGAACGCTCAAGGATGCCCTGAACGAAGCGATGCGCGACTGGGTCACTCGCGTCGCGGACACTTTCTACATCATTGGCACGGTCGCGGGTCCGCACCCGTACCCGATGATGGTGCGTGACTTCCAGTCGGTGATCGGCCGTGAATGCATCCGGCAGATGCAGGAGCAATGCGGACGTCAGCCCGACGCGGTGATCGCCTGCGTCGGCGGCGGCTCGAATGCGATGGGGATCTTCCACCCCTACCTGCCGGTTGCCGGCGTGCGTCTGATCGGCGTCGAAGCGGCGGGCGAGGGGATCACCAGCGGACGCCATGCCGCTTCACTCACCGCCGGGCGGCCCGGCGTGCTGCACGGCAACCGCACCTATCTGCTGCAGGACGAGAACGGCCAGATCATGGAGACGCACTCGGTGTCTGCCGGTCTCGACTACCCCGGTGTCGGGCCCGAACACGCCTGGCTGAAGGACAGCGGCCGCGCGGACTATGTTGGCGTCACCGACGCCGAAGCGCTGCAGGCTTTTCACGATCTCTGCCGCATCGAAGGCATCATGCCGGCGCTCGAGTCGAGCCATGCGCTCGCCTACGCCAGCAGACTGGCGCCGTCGCTGGCGCGGGATGCCATCCTGCTGGTGAATCTTTCTGGTCGTGGGGACAAGGACATGCACACCGTTGCCGACAAGTCGGGAATCAGGTTCTGA
- a CDS encoding phosphoribosylanthranilate isomerase has protein sequence MNPRIKICGLTRAHDLQQAVQAGADALGLVFYPPSPRYVDPSTAARLASEVPPFVCVVGLFVNAEPQTVRATLATVPLHLLQFHGDEDEAYCRQFDRPYVKAARVRPGLDLLQYASSFPSAQAILLDAFVDGYGGGGRVFDWSLVPAALGKPLILSGGLDVDNVGEAVRRLRPAAVDVSSGVEASKGIKDADKMRAFVAAVRAAGSSAGTGSRTS, from the coding sequence ATGAACCCGCGCATCAAGATCTGCGGCCTCACCCGTGCGCACGACCTGCAGCAGGCGGTGCAAGCGGGCGCGGATGCGCTTGGACTGGTCTTCTACCCGCCGAGTCCTCGCTACGTCGACCCGTCGACGGCCGCTCGCCTGGCCAGCGAGGTGCCGCCCTTCGTCTGTGTCGTCGGGCTGTTCGTCAATGCCGAGCCGCAGACGGTACGCGCAACGCTGGCGACGGTCCCGCTGCACCTGCTGCAGTTTCATGGTGACGAGGACGAGGCCTACTGCCGCCAGTTCGACCGTCCGTATGTCAAGGCGGCGCGCGTCCGACCGGGGCTCGATTTGCTACAATACGCGTCGTCTTTCCCGTCGGCACAGGCCATCCTGCTCGACGCCTTCGTCGACGGCTACGGCGGCGGCGGCAGGGTCTTCGACTGGTCACTGGTGCCGGCAGCCCTTGGCAAGCCTCTGATTCTCTCCGGTGGCCTGGATGTGGACAATGTCGGCGAAGCGGTCCGCCGCCTGCGGCCTGCCGCGGTCGACGTGTCGTCGGGGGTCGAGGCGAGCAAGGGAATCAAGGATGCCGACAAGATGCGCGCCTTCGTCGCGGCGGTGCGCGCGGCAGGATCATCCGCCGGTACCGGCAGCAGGACATCGTAA
- the truA gene encoding tRNA pseudouridine(38-40) synthase TruA — translation MRIALAVEYEGSGFRGWQQQPGGGTVQDALQEALQRFAQVPLHVVCAGRTDAGVHALGQVVHFDTGLERSMHSWVRGANSFLPAAVAVRWAQRVGGDFHARSSASSRHYRYLLLNRMHRSGTWHGRVGWYHHPLDLQRMQEAAMLLLGEQDFSAFRAAECQAISPVKTMQRADIRRHGDLVVLDFVATAFLHHMVRNLVGSLVVIGQGRRRPQWIGELLASRDRRLAAPTFPAAGLYLVAVNYPARWGLPAAEASDFLSLLPAAGPTATATP, via the coding sequence ATGCGGATCGCGCTGGCGGTCGAATATGAGGGCAGCGGATTCCGCGGCTGGCAGCAGCAACCGGGCGGAGGAACGGTGCAGGATGCGCTGCAGGAGGCACTGCAACGGTTCGCCCAGGTTCCGCTGCACGTCGTCTGCGCCGGGCGTACCGATGCTGGCGTCCATGCGCTGGGACAGGTGGTCCATTTCGACACCGGCCTCGAACGGTCGATGCATTCCTGGGTGCGCGGCGCCAACAGCTTCCTGCCGGCGGCAGTTGCCGTTCGCTGGGCGCAGCGGGTTGGCGGCGACTTTCACGCCCGTTCGTCAGCCTCTTCCCGGCATTATCGCTACCTCCTGCTCAACCGGATGCACCGCTCCGGAACGTGGCACGGGCGGGTGGGTTGGTACCATCACCCGCTCGACCTCCAACGAATGCAGGAGGCCGCCATGCTGCTGCTCGGCGAACAGGACTTTTCCGCCTTTCGCGCAGCCGAGTGCCAGGCGATCTCGCCGGTGAAGACCATGCAGCGTGCGGACATCCGCCGCCACGGCGACCTCGTCGTCCTCGATTTCGTCGCCACTGCCTTCCTGCACCACATGGTGCGCAACCTGGTCGGCAGTCTGGTGGTCATTGGCCAGGGCAGACGCCGCCCGCAGTGGATCGGCGAACTGCTCGCAAGTCGCGACCGGCGCCTTGCGGCGCCAACCTTTCCCGCCGCCGGCCTCTACCTGGTCGCCGTAAACTATCCGGCGCGCTGGGGTCTGCCCGCTGCCGAGGCCAGCGACTTCCTCTCGCTGCTGCCGGCTGCCGGCCCAACTGCAACTGCGACGCCATGA
- a CDS encoding pilus assembly protein: MAKKLNHTAPKLRLRTSVCAVASSLALAAFPLPGHAAGLGKLTVFSGLGQPLRAELEVFASREELAGLKAQVASPEAFKQAGVEYTAILSGLALSVDKRPNGQAVIRLTSARPINEPFVDVLVELNWPTGRLLREYTFLLDPPEFAARSAPAPSVARPIVAATPPAESRPAEERAPRPPRQRASEQRPPAGDGGATYEVKRGETLSQIARELKPEGVSLDQMLLGLFRANPDAFDQGNINRLRAGKVLSVPDRAALETIPNAEAKTVIVAQSADWGAYRKKLGAAAADAPAREEGPRQQAAGRVSTRVEDKAAGPVEPRDQLKVSRTEPADAKLQPAPKRGDEDLIAKEKALRDANERLASLERNVAELQRLLEMKSQTLADLERQSAGKAAATPPTTQPPAATVGGAAAPSPAAPVVAAAPAAAPTPTPVAAAPAAAPASQPAESGVPAPPPRAEAPPPAPVAEAAKPAEPPPVKPAPPPPPPVVEEPGFFADLLGSPATLAGGGGIVALLAAYWFFKRRREGSGETTLATPSTLTPFSESVADKSIFRNTGGQNVDTSHSIGQTDFSQAGPGSIDTDEVDPVAEADVYMAYGRDAQAEEILLEAKQKDPGRHAIHLKLLEIYLTRADAKPFLTQAQEFFAATGGAGPEWEKAAGMGRQLMPDNPLFGQPGTGEETASMPPQPAPATAGGAGAAAAPESLEDTLTRPGQLAGMVAAVGAAATTTAAATASREEQPATQAMGAGLEELDFDLGASGTALAGQRDVGEAALETTLAFANPQHEQTLDFDLETSLPKDAFPADEEHQTARLIDDASSLEVTMLVAPEARAGDRTDDNRPEFEFDLSEPAADETAWNVATEPQAGLGEGLADAADSAEALEFDVRLTESTVLGEAMQAQAFDMSSISLDLGQPETLTAGATPSMIGALDFSFEADQADTVVNPDFASDQTDTEVNPAFGEATALADQIEISSSEEVATKLDLARAYQDMGDAEGARELLQEVVNEGDATQRQAALALLSALRE, translated from the coding sequence GTGGCCAAAAAACTGAATCACACAGCACCAAAGCTCAGACTGCGGACTTCCGTCTGCGCCGTCGCTTCTTCGCTGGCGCTCGCCGCTTTCCCGCTGCCCGGCCATGCCGCCGGGCTCGGCAAGCTGACGGTCTTCTCGGGACTCGGGCAGCCACTGCGCGCCGAGTTGGAAGTCTTTGCCAGCCGCGAGGAACTGGCCGGGCTGAAGGCGCAGGTCGCGTCACCGGAAGCGTTCAAGCAGGCTGGGGTGGAGTACACGGCGATCCTCTCGGGTCTCGCCCTGAGCGTCGACAAGCGCCCGAACGGCCAGGCCGTGATCCGGCTGACGTCGGCGCGACCGATCAACGAGCCCTTCGTCGACGTGCTCGTCGAACTCAACTGGCCGACTGGCCGCCTCCTCCGCGAGTACACGTTCCTGCTCGATCCGCCGGAATTCGCCGCGCGCTCGGCGCCGGCGCCGAGCGTTGCGCGACCGATCGTCGCGGCGACGCCGCCAGCCGAAAGCCGGCCAGCCGAAGAACGGGCGCCGCGACCACCACGGCAACGTGCCAGCGAACAGCGACCCCCGGCCGGCGACGGCGGGGCAACCTACGAGGTCAAGCGCGGCGAGACGCTGAGTCAGATCGCGCGCGAACTCAAGCCGGAGGGGGTGTCGCTCGACCAGATGCTGCTGGGGCTTTTCCGGGCCAATCCGGATGCCTTCGACCAAGGCAACATCAACCGCCTGCGAGCGGGCAAGGTTCTTTCGGTGCCGGATCGGGCGGCGCTCGAGACGATCCCGAACGCTGAGGCGAAGACCGTCATCGTTGCCCAGTCGGCCGACTGGGGAGCTTACCGCAAGAAGCTCGGCGCCGCCGCGGCAGACGCGCCGGCGCGCGAGGAAGGTCCACGGCAGCAGGCGGCCGGCCGAGTCAGCACGCGGGTCGAGGACAAGGCGGCGGGACCGGTCGAGCCACGGGATCAACTCAAGGTTTCGAGGACCGAACCCGCGGATGCCAAACTGCAGCCGGCGCCGAAGCGTGGCGATGAAGATCTGATCGCCAAGGAAAAGGCCCTCCGGGATGCCAACGAACGGCTGGCGAGCCTCGAACGGAACGTTGCCGAACTGCAGCGCCTGCTCGAAATGAAGAGCCAGACACTGGCGGATCTCGAGCGTCAGTCTGCCGGCAAAGCGGCAGCGACGCCGCCGACCACACAGCCGCCAGCGGCCACGGTGGGCGGCGCCGCGGCGCCATCGCCAGCAGCCCCGGTGGTCGCTGCGGCCCCCGCAGCAGCGCCGACGCCCACCCCCGTTGCGGCAGCGCCCGCAGCGGCGCCCGCGAGCCAGCCAGCCGAGTCTGGGGTCCCGGCGCCGCCACCGCGGGCCGAAGCCCCGCCACCGGCGCCGGTTGCGGAAGCAGCCAAGCCGGCCGAGCCACCGCCGGTCAAGCCGGCCCCGCCGCCGCCACCACCAGTCGTGGAGGAACCGGGCTTCTTCGCCGATCTCCTGGGCAGCCCGGCGACGCTCGCCGGCGGTGGCGGCATCGTGGCGCTGCTGGCCGCCTACTGGTTCTTCAAGCGCCGTCGCGAAGGCTCGGGAGAAACGACGCTGGCGACACCCAGCACATTGACACCGTTCAGCGAGAGCGTGGCCGACAAATCGATCTTCCGCAACACCGGCGGACAGAATGTCGACACTTCGCACTCGATCGGACAGACTGATTTCAGCCAGGCTGGTCCGGGCAGCATCGACACCGACGAAGTCGACCCCGTTGCCGAGGCCGATGTCTATATGGCTTACGGGCGCGATGCCCAAGCCGAGGAGATCCTGCTCGAAGCAAAGCAGAAGGACCCCGGGCGCCACGCCATCCATCTCAAGCTGCTGGAGATCTACCTGACCCGGGCGGATGCAAAGCCCTTTCTGACGCAGGCACAGGAGTTCTTCGCGGCGACTGGCGGCGCCGGTCCGGAGTGGGAGAAGGCTGCCGGCATGGGACGGCAGCTGATGCCGGACAACCCGCTGTTCGGTCAGCCGGGAACGGGAGAGGAAACGGCAAGCATGCCGCCCCAACCGGCACCGGCCACCGCTGGCGGCGCAGGAGCCGCGGCGGCACCCGAATCCCTCGAGGATACGCTCACCAGACCAGGCCAGCTGGCAGGGATGGTGGCTGCCGTTGGCGCTGCAGCAACGACAACCGCTGCTGCGACAGCCAGCCGCGAGGAACAGCCCGCAACGCAGGCAATGGGCGCCGGCCTCGAGGAACTCGACTTCGACCTCGGCGCGAGCGGTACCGCTTTGGCCGGACAGCGCGATGTCGGCGAAGCGGCCCTCGAGACGACGCTGGCTTTCGCCAACCCACAGCACGAACAAACGCTCGATTTCGACCTCGAAACGTCGCTGCCAAAGGACGCGTTCCCGGCCGACGAGGAGCACCAGACTGCCCGCCTGATTGACGACGCGAGTTCGCTCGAGGTCACCATGCTGGTCGCGCCGGAGGCCCGGGCAGGCGACCGGACGGACGACAACCGCCCCGAGTTCGAGTTTGATCTCAGCGAACCGGCGGCGGACGAAACCGCTTGGAACGTGGCGACCGAGCCGCAGGCTGGGTTGGGCGAAGGGCTCGCAGACGCTGCCGACAGTGCCGAAGCGCTGGAATTCGATGTCCGCCTCACCGAGTCGACCGTGCTCGGCGAGGCGATGCAGGCCCAGGCCTTCGACATGTCCTCGATCTCCCTCGATCTCGGACAGCCGGAGACCCTTACCGCCGGAGCGACGCCGTCCATGATCGGCGCGCTCGACTTCTCGTTCGAAGCGGACCAGGCCGATACGGTGGTCAATCCCGACTTTGCCTCAGACCAGACCGATACCGAGGTCAACCCGGCCTTTGGCGAGGCGACGGCGTTGGCCGACCAGATCGAGATCAGCTCCAGTGAGGAAGTGGCAACGAAACTCGACCTCGCCAGGGCCTATCAGGACATGGGCGATGCCGAAGGAGCGCGCGAGTTGCTGCAGGAGGTCGTCAACGAAGGTGATGCGACGCAGCGGCAGGCTGCCCTGGCCCTCCTCTCGGCACTGCGCGAATAA
- the asd gene encoding aspartate-semialdehyde dehydrogenase, which yields MRTLGLVGWRGMVGSVLLQRMLEEGDFEHVAPHFFSTSAAGGRAPTVAGKEAGTLHDAMSIETLSGMDIIITCQGGDYTREIFPRLRSAGWQGHWIDAASTLRMHDEAVIILDPVNLDVIRSALGKGGRNWIGGNCTVSLMLMALGGLFRHDLVDWISAMTYQAASGAGAQNMRELLLQMGALHDAVRAQLADPAAAILDIDRRVAETMRSPGFPTESFRQTALAGSLIPWIDVPVEGGQSKEEWKGGAECNKILGRPAFRAPGSIPVDGLCVRIGAMRCHAQGLTVKLRRDVPLDEIADIIAQGNSWVEVVANEREATERQLTPAAVSGTLAIPVGRLHKLAMGPEYLAAFTVGDQLLWGAAEPLRRMLRILLED from the coding sequence ATGAGAACGCTTGGTCTGGTTGGCTGGCGCGGCATGGTGGGCTCGGTCCTCCTGCAGCGAATGCTGGAGGAGGGGGATTTCGAGCACGTCGCCCCGCACTTCTTCTCGACCTCGGCGGCCGGTGGCCGGGCGCCGACAGTCGCCGGCAAGGAGGCCGGCACGCTGCACGACGCGATGTCGATCGAGACCCTCAGCGGCATGGACATCATCATCACCTGCCAGGGTGGTGACTATACGAGGGAGATCTTTCCCCGGCTGCGGAGTGCCGGCTGGCAGGGCCACTGGATCGATGCCGCGTCGACGCTGCGCATGCATGACGAAGCGGTGATCATTCTCGATCCGGTCAACCTCGATGTGATCCGCAGCGCCCTCGGCAAGGGGGGGCGCAACTGGATCGGTGGCAACTGTACCGTATCCCTGATGCTGATGGCCCTCGGCGGCCTCTTCCGCCACGACCTCGTGGACTGGATCAGCGCCATGACCTACCAGGCAGCGTCCGGCGCCGGCGCGCAGAACATGCGCGAACTACTGCTGCAGATGGGCGCACTGCACGATGCCGTCAGGGCGCAGCTTGCCGATCCGGCGGCGGCGATCCTCGACATTGACCGCCGCGTCGCCGAGACGATGCGTTCGCCGGGCTTTCCGACCGAAAGCTTCCGCCAGACCGCGCTTGCCGGCAGCCTGATCCCGTGGATCGACGTGCCGGTCGAGGGCGGGCAATCGAAGGAGGAGTGGAAGGGCGGCGCGGAATGCAACAAGATCCTCGGCCGTCCTGCCTTTCGCGCGCCGGGAAGCATCCCGGTCGACGGCCTCTGCGTGCGCATCGGCGCCATGCGCTGCCACGCCCAGGGCCTGACGGTCAAGCTCAGGCGCGACGTGCCGCTGGACGAGATTGCCGACATCATCGCGCAGGGCAACTCATGGGTGGAAGTGGTGGCCAATGAGCGTGAGGCGACCGAACGCCAGCTGACGCCGGCGGCTGTCAGCGGCACCCTGGCCATACCCGTCGGTCGCCTGCACAAGCTGGCCATGGGTCCCGAGTACCTCGCCGCCTTCACCGTCGGCGACCAACTGCTGTGGGGTGCTGCCGAGCCGCTGCGGCGGATGCTGCGCATCCTGCTCGAGGATTGA
- the leuD gene encoding 3-isopropylmalate dehydratase small subunit has translation MEKFTRLDGLVVPLDRANVDTDAIIPKQFLKSIRRSGFGPNLFDEWRYLDVGEPGKDCLQRPRNPDFVLNQPRYQGAQILLTRQNFGCGSSREHAPWALLDYGLRAVIAESFADIFYNNCFKNGILPVVLPADAIDSLFALVEATVGCRLVVDLERQCVCRPDGQTLTFEVDPFRRDCLLNGYDDIGLSLRHAELIRAFEGRRRREQPWLFVEASPAKGT, from the coding sequence ATGGAAAAATTCACCCGCCTCGACGGACTCGTGGTGCCTCTCGACCGCGCCAACGTCGACACCGACGCGATCATACCGAAGCAGTTCCTGAAGTCGATCAGGCGTTCGGGTTTCGGTCCCAACCTGTTCGACGAGTGGCGCTATCTGGATGTCGGCGAACCGGGCAAGGACTGCTTGCAGCGGCCACGCAACCCCGACTTCGTGCTCAATCAACCGCGTTATCAGGGGGCACAGATCCTGTTGACGCGACAGAACTTCGGTTGCGGCAGCTCGCGCGAGCACGCGCCCTGGGCACTCCTCGACTACGGCCTGCGGGCAGTGATTGCCGAGAGTTTTGCCGACATCTTCTACAACAACTGCTTCAAGAACGGCATCCTGCCGGTCGTTCTGCCAGCCGACGCGATCGACTCGCTGTTCGCGCTCGTCGAGGCGACGGTCGGCTGCCGGCTGGTCGTCGACCTGGAAAGACAGTGCGTCTGCCGCCCCGATGGCCAGACGCTGACTTTCGAGGTCGATCCGTTCCGGCGCGACTGCCTGCTCAACGGCTACGATGACATCGGCCTGAGCCTGCGCCATGCCGAGCTGATCAGGGCCTTTGAAGGACGGCGGCGTCGCGAGCAGCCGTGGCTGTTTGTCGAAGCATCTCCCGCGAAAGGTACATAG
- a CDS encoding entericidin A/B family lipoprotein: MKRLNRFLVVVLAAIAVAGCNTVQGIGKDIEKGGQAIGRAAR; this comes from the coding sequence ATGAAGCGACTGAACCGGTTTCTGGTCGTTGTGCTGGCGGCGATTGCCGTCGCTGGCTGCAATACGGTACAGGGGATCGGCAAGGATATCGAGAAGGGCGGCCAGGCGATTGGCCGGGCTGCCCGGTAG
- the leuC gene encoding 3-isopropylmalate dehydratase large subunit: MPQTLYDKLWQEHVVHQEADGTALVYIDRHLVHEVTSPQAFEGLKLAGRKPWRASSIVATADHNTPTDHWDRGIEDPVSRLQIETLDANIREIGALAYFPFKDPRQGIVHVVSPESGATLPGMSVVCGDSHTSTHGAFACMAHGIGTSEVEHVLATQCLLQKKSRTMLVRVEGVLGRGVTAKDVALAIIGRIGTAGGSGFAIEFAGSAIRGLSMEGRMTLCNMAIEAGARLGLIAVDEVTIDYLRGRPFAPTGDMWERAVACWRRLHSDADAEFDCVLEMQAADIRPQVTWGTSPEMVVAVDSRVPDPADESDPLRRQGIERALHYMGLQPNLPIREIRLDKIFIGSCTNSRIEDLRAAAAIVRGRKLASNIRLALVVPGSGLVKRQAESEGLHEIFRAAGFEWREPGCSMCLAMNADRLEPGERCASTSNRNFEGRQGAGGRTHLVSPEMAAAAAIAGHFCDVSEWT, encoded by the coding sequence ATGCCGCAAACCCTGTACGACAAACTATGGCAAGAGCACGTCGTCCACCAGGAAGCCGATGGCACGGCGCTGGTATACATCGACCGCCACCTGGTCCACGAAGTCACCAGCCCACAGGCCTTCGAGGGGCTCAAGCTCGCGGGACGCAAGCCCTGGCGCGCGTCGTCGATCGTCGCCACCGCCGACCACAACACGCCGACCGATCACTGGGACCGCGGCATCGAGGATCCGGTGTCCCGGCTGCAGATCGAGACTCTCGACGCGAACATCCGCGAGATCGGGGCGCTGGCCTACTTTCCGTTCAAGGATCCGCGGCAGGGGATCGTCCATGTCGTCAGTCCGGAAAGCGGCGCGACACTGCCCGGCATGTCGGTCGTCTGCGGCGACTCGCACACCAGCACGCATGGCGCCTTTGCCTGCATGGCACACGGCATCGGTACTTCCGAGGTCGAGCATGTGCTGGCGACGCAATGCCTGCTGCAGAAGAAATCGAGGACGATGCTCGTGCGGGTCGAGGGCGTTCTCGGTCGGGGGGTCACCGCCAAGGACGTGGCACTGGCGATCATCGGCCGCATCGGCACCGCCGGCGGCAGCGGTTTTGCGATCGAGTTCGCCGGCAGCGCGATTCGCGGCCTGTCGATGGAGGGCCGGATGACGCTCTGCAACATGGCGATCGAAGCGGGCGCCCGCCTCGGCCTGATCGCCGTCGACGAGGTGACGATCGACTACCTGCGCGGCCGCCCCTTCGCTCCGACCGGCGACATGTGGGAGCGGGCCGTCGCCTGCTGGCGCCGGCTGCACAGCGATGCCGACGCCGAGTTCGACTGCGTGCTCGAGATGCAGGCGGCAGACATCCGGCCGCAGGTCACCTGGGGAACGTCACCGGAGATGGTCGTGGCGGTCGATTCGCGGGTTCCCGACCCGGCCGACGAAAGCGATCCGCTGCGCCGGCAGGGAATCGAACGTGCGCTCCACTACATGGGGCTGCAGCCGAACCTGCCGATCCGCGAAATCCGGCTGGACAAGATCTTCATCGGTTCGTGCACCAACTCGCGCATCGAAGACCTGCGGGCGGCGGCAGCGATCGTCCGCGGCCGCAAGCTGGCGAGCAACATCCGGCTGGCGCTGGTCGTTCCCGGGTCGGGTCTGGTCAAGCGGCAGGCGGAAAGCGAAGGGCTGCACGAAATCTTTCGTGCAGCCGGTTTCGAGTGGCGGGAGCCGGGTTGCTCGATGTGCCTGGCGATGAACGCCGACCGTCTCGAGCCGGGCGAGCGTTGCGCCTCGACTTCGAACCGCAACTTCGAGGGACGCCAGGGCGCCGGCGGCCGGACGCACCTCGTCAGCCCGGAGATGGCCGCGGCGGCAGCAATTGCCGGCCATTTCTGCGACGTCAGCGAATGGACCTAG
- a CDS encoding MFS transporter: protein MHALPYWRLSGYYFFYFAFIGAFSPYFGLYLQALGFSAWDIGLLMSQMQLMRLFAPYLWGALAERLDRRLAVVRLAGVLSLLGCTPFFVVRSFEAMLVTMALLAFFWSAALPLVEAVTFDHLHEDPARYSRIRLWGSVGFIIAVMGTGALLDHVPLPKLLWVIVGTLAGIVACAMTVPDAPTHRPAGEQPLLRQILQQTRVRALFAACFAMSAAHGALYVFYSIHLSDHHYSKILVGSLWSLGVLAEIVVFFFMVTLLRRCGLRRVLLLSFAAAVLRFLMIAQLVDWLWLMVMAQLLHGLTFGAYHAAAIAAVNRWFPGHCQTRGQALYSTVSFGAGGLLGSLLSGWTWDAWGATATFALSSLLALIGLLIVAVWVRPADDEVSEPTRVRVAQDTDR, encoded by the coding sequence ATGCACGCGCTTCCCTATTGGCGCCTTTCCGGGTACTACTTCTTCTACTTCGCCTTCATTGGCGCGTTCTCGCCCTATTTCGGGCTCTACCTGCAAGCACTCGGCTTTTCCGCCTGGGACATCGGTCTGCTGATGTCGCAGATGCAGTTGATGCGTCTGTTCGCGCCCTACCTCTGGGGTGCCCTCGCCGAGCGCCTCGACCGCCGCCTTGCCGTCGTCCGCTTGGCGGGCGTCCTCAGCCTGCTCGGCTGCACGCCATTCTTCGTGGTCCGCAGCTTCGAAGCCATGCTCGTGACGATGGCGCTGCTCGCATTCTTCTGGAGTGCCGCGCTGCCGCTCGTCGAAGCCGTGACCTTCGACCATCTGCACGAAGACCCGGCACGTTACAGCCGTATCCGGCTCTGGGGTTCGGTCGGCTTCATCATCGCCGTCATGGGCACCGGTGCACTGCTCGACCACGTGCCGCTGCCGAAGCTGTTGTGGGTGATCGTCGGCACGCTCGCCGGCATCGTGGCCTGCGCCATGACCGTTCCCGATGCTCCGACGCATCGGCCGGCAGGCGAGCAGCCGCTGCTGCGCCAAATCCTGCAGCAGACGCGTGTGCGCGCGCTGTTTGCCGCCTGCTTCGCGATGTCGGCAGCGCATGGCGCGCTCTACGTCTTCTACTCGATCCACCTCTCCGACCACCACTACAGCAAAATCCTGGTCGGCAGCCTGTGGTCGCTTGGCGTCCTGGCGGAGATCGTGGTCTTCTTCTTCATGGTCACCCTGCTGCGGCGATGCGGCCTGCGCCGCGTCCTGCTGCTCAGTTTCGCCGCCGCCGTGCTGCGCTTCCTGATGATCGCCCAGCTGGTTGACTGGCTGTGGCTGATGGTCATGGCGCAACTCCTGCACGGTCTGACCTTCGGCGCCTACCACGCGGCGGCAATCGCGGCCGTCAATCGCTGGTTTCCCGGTCATTGCCAGACGCGCGGCCAGGCGCTCTACTCGACCGTTTCCTTTGGTGCCGGCGGCCTGCTCGGCAGTCTGCTCAGTGGCTGGACCTGGGACGCCTGGGGCGCCACAGCCACCTTCGCCCTGAGTTCGCTGCTGGCACTGATCGGCCTGCTGATCGTCGCCGTCTGGGTGCGCCCGGCTGACGACGAGGTCAGCGAACCGACGCGCGTGCGCGTTGCTCAAGACACCGATCGCTGA
- a CDS encoding YdcH family protein → MQVEHHDLHLEFPEYLHSIQALKEGNEQFGKLYDEYHELTREVERLEEEDLPVDDFTIETMKKQRVWLKDQMYRMLRTFSPPG, encoded by the coding sequence ATGCAAGTTGAGCACCACGACCTTCACCTGGAGTTCCCCGAATATCTCCATTCGATTCAGGCGCTGAAAGAAGGAAACGAGCAGTTCGGGAAGCTCTACGACGAGTACCACGAACTCACGCGTGAGGTCGAGCGCCTCGAAGAAGAAGACCTGCCGGTCGACGACTTCACGATCGAGACCATGAAGAAGCAGCGCGTCTGGCTGAAGGACCAGATGTACCGCATGCTGCGCACTTTCAGCCCGCCTGGCTAA